CTCCACTGGTGGTAGCGGAACAAGGGATCGTGATCAGAGCTGAGATAGCGGGGCACGCCTTTACCGATCGTGGCCTGATTGAACATTTGGCATAGCGCGGGGCCATCGACATCGCCTTTGTGCACACCAAAGCCGATGATGTGCCGGGTGAACTGGTCCATGACAACCAGGACCCAGTGGGTTTTGAGGGAAATGGATTCGCACCGGAACAGGTCGACGCTCCAAAGACTATCCTTCAAGTGACCAATAAAGGTGAGCCATGAGGGCCCATCTCCTGGCTCTGGCCGATAATTCTTGGCAAGTACGCGCCTCACGACATCTTTATCGATGTCGATGCCAAAGGTTCTGGCGATTTCCTGCGCGATTCTGGTAGTGCCGAACCTGGAATTTCGGTGCTTCATCTCCAGGATAAGCTGGATGAGCTCTGATGACGGTCCCTTGGGCCCTGGTTTGCTTCTTCTTTTAGAGGAGTAGAGAAGGCGATATTTCCGTTTCTTTAGTACCTGGTGAAATCCCAGGATCGTCGACGGTCTGATGGTAATGGCCGACCGTGAGGTGCGCCGTGGACCAAGAAGAGTTGCCAGGAATCCCAAGAAGAGCCGGTCAAGAGGCGTGAGTTTGGGTGCCCGTAGCCGGGACCGGTTGATGACGAGAAGTTGCTGCTTCAGAAGGAGATTTTCGGAAACGAGCGCCTTCGCGCCGCCAGGACTGAGCAGTTTGGCAATCGTGGCCAGGATGTGGGCGAAAACAACGAATAAATTCTCCATGGCGGGGAAGGTTAGGAAGAATTGTCATTCGGCGCAAGCCGACGAAAACCCTGATTTTCAGCTGGAAATACTAATTCGCCATGCACACGTAAGGCGCGCGACCCTCCAATGCCATGGCGAATGTGGGGTCGATGATCTTTTCGAGATCGACATCGATGGGCTCGCCACGGGCTTCCGATAGGTTACGCAGGACAGTAGACGAGGCTGCCGGGTTGGGAACGTAGTTCTCCGCAGCGTGTGCGAATAATCGATGTGTTTCGCGCAAGACCGCGACATCATCGAGTTTGCTGCGAGCAATCAAATGCGGCAGAGCCGCCTCAAAATCTTTCTGGAACAACCGAACTGCACGAAGTTGGCCGGTGAGAAAGCGGCGCACGATGTCGGGCCTAGCGTCAATGTAGGCACGAGTTGTCGTTACGCAGCCCGCCTGAAGAGGCTCGTGCAATTGGGCAAAGTCCTTGAGCACCGGCAGGCCGATAGCTCGTGCAAGGATTGGCTGGGGAATGGTCGCACACATCGCCGCGGCCTCGCCTGAGACGATTGCCTGCCAGCATCCGCCCCGGCTGGCGTATTCCATGAAGGTCACACCCCTGTTCGGATCGATCCTCCATTCGGAAAGCGCGCGGCGGATCATGATGTCGTCCTGTTCCCCCCGGCCGCTGATGGCGATGGTCTTGTCCCTCAAGTCTTCAGAGGAGCCGATAGATCGTGCCCCTATGATACCGAACACGTTCTCGGCCTCGATACTCATGACAATGACCGGATGATGGCCCTCATATGCTGCACTTAAAATCGGCACCGCACCGACAACCACAAATTCCGTTGTGCCCGCCAAGAGCCTTTTCACCGCATCTCCCGTGCGGGGAACCTCTTCCATGATGACGTCGAGTCCTTCCTCGGCGAAGACCCCGGCTGCGACGCCGAGCGCCATGATTGCATTGGCCGCCCCCTGCGCCGAGTGACAAACGCCTATGGTTTCAACCATTCAAACATCTCCTTTGGACCCCACTCAACCGAATTGTACCGGAATTATGCGGCAACGCTCTCTGCTTAGCAAAATCCACCTCTTTATTCTTCCTCGGGGGCTGTGGGTGGCTTGATGGGGACGATCCGTTACCTAACCCACAATCGAATCATAAATTGTTGACTGAATGTGCGATTCATCAGACGCTAAAAGCCTTGAATTCGTGTGGGTTTAATTTTTTGCGGAGTACAGCTGGTGATGAGCGGGCTTCATCATGATTATCGGGTAGTTCTTCTTGCAGCCTGACTTGAGATAGAGTTTTGCGGAGCACAACTCTTTGTGGTTAGATTTAGATCTGATCTTAAAAGTATTGAATTTTCAGAGCTTTAATTATTGTGGAGCACACGGATTTATGAGCATTTTTCGTTGCCCCAAGAGGTTGTTCCTCTTTTCTGTTATTCCGCTTCTCCTCGCTTTTCTGTTTGATGTCCATCCCGCCTCGGCTGCTTGGGGAAGGAAGTCGAACATCTGCGGGAGTTGGAATAACTACTGCCGCGGTGCACCCCAGGGAGGCAGACGTACTTACATACCTCCACCTCCTCCCACACCGGCCCAACGAGCCCACCCGTATTTCCAAAAAGCCTGGAACGCCGCGAAGGCGGGCCGGCTGCGTGAGGCGGAGCAAGCCTATCTTCAGGTAATTCGAATAAATCCTAGCGATAGCATGGCCCACAACAACCTGGCCAATATCTATTGGAAATGGAAGAACTACAGCAAAGCTTTGGCCTACTACCGCAAAGCCTTGAAGCTCAATCCCAACAACAAACATGCCCGCAACAATCTGAAGAGTTCGCTAAAAAACCTCGCCTGGGGTCGCGCCTGGAATCTGAGGAAGCAAAAGAGAAATCATGAGGCTGAACGGGCCTACCGCGAGGTGCTCCGACTGAATCCTCGTAATGATGCCGCTTGGAATAATCTGGGAAATATTCTTTGGGATCTTGGCAAAGAGCGCGATGCTGAGCAGGCATATCTGAGAGCGCTCTCCATTGAACAGAATGCGAAGAGTGCAAGGAACAATCTGAAAAACTTACGAGATCAGGTGGAGCGCCGCCGCCTCCAGGCAAAACGTGATGCTGAGAGAAAGGCATATGAACGTGCTGGCTTAGCGTTTAAAAAGGGCGACTATTCCACCGCCATTCGTGATCTTCGTGCCTATCTTCGGAGCAATCCTCCAAAGAATCTGGCCCTCCGTGCCATGCGGCGAATCGCAGAGTCTTTGAAGAAGATGGGCCGAATTGAAGATGCTGAGCGCGCTTATCGCGACGCAATAGCTCGTTATCCTGGCGATCATTATATCCGTTCTGAATTCAGTCGATTTCAGAAATGGACATCGGATCGTGCGATCAGCGAAGCTGATGATCTTAATAAACGAGGCAAGCCAGGCGAGGCCATGAGAGCGTACCGAAAATTTCTCGAAAAACATCCGGGCAATTCTCGCGCCTGGAATAACCTAGGCAATGCCTTATGGAATATGGGACGGAAGAAAGAAGCCGAGGCGGCCTACCGAAAGGCCTTGGAGCATAATCAGAATTACAAGACCGCCCAGGGAAACATGGAGAGGCTTCAGCGATCCCGCGATTTCGATCGGGCATTTGCTCTCAGCGAAAAGGGCAGCGACAAGGACGCCGAGCAGGTTT
This DNA window, taken from Nitrospinaceae bacterium, encodes the following:
- a CDS encoding tetratricopeptide repeat protein, whose product is MSIFRCPKRLFLFSVIPLLLAFLFDVHPASAAWGRKSNICGSWNNYCRGAPQGGRRTYIPPPPPTPAQRAHPYFQKAWNAAKAGRLREAEQAYLQVIRINPSDSMAHNNLANIYWKWKNYSKALAYYRKALKLNPNNKHARNNLKSSLKNLAWGRAWNLRKQKRNHEAERAYREVLRLNPRNDAAWNNLGNILWDLGKERDAEQAYLRALSIEQNAKSARNNLKNLRDQVERRRLQAKRDAERKAYERAGLAFKKGDYSTAIRDLRAYLRSNPPKNLALRAMRRIAESLKKMGRIEDAERAYRDAIARYPGDHYIRSEFSRFQKWTSDRAISEADDLNKRGKPGEAMRAYRKFLEKHPGNSRAWNNLGNALWNMGRKKEAEAAYRKALEHNQNYKTAQGNMERLQRSRDFDRAFALSEKGSDKDAEQVYLKILRSDPKNSAAWNNLGNILWRKGKTKEAEEAYRKSLALNPKDKIAHRNLRKTRSYNSSYLRVLDPVFIPVARIANAVTDNKAVRSAGEVAENAARSAFDYGKHVTDSVISGSASAWRSVRNRFASVKEGTADPVTQFAAQPLVDFAQKISRSLRNAKKKESKEITDWMKEKSTDEIAKRIPGARVVRSVGKKYQDMKKEFDAVTKWGLIGLFDTIREGNESAVSDRLHDDVADRRGGLYKKIGNKWRNLALKTSKNEVTSRIKGGGSFRRIERQP
- a CDS encoding transposase → MENLFVVFAHILATIAKLLSPGGAKALVSENLLLKQQLLVINRSRLRAPKLTPLDRLFLGFLATLLGPRRTSRSAITIRPSTILGFHQVLKKRKYRLLYSSKRRSKPGPKGPSSELIQLILEMKHRNSRFGTTRIAQEIARTFGIDIDKDVVRRVLAKNYRPEPGDGPSWLTFIGHLKDSLWSVDLFRCESISLKTHWVLVVMDQFTRHIIGFGVHKGDVDGPALCQMFNQATIGKGVPRYLSSDHDPLFRYHQWRANLRIRKIDGIKTVPHVPISHPFTERLVGTIRREFLDQTLFWNERDLEEKLGEFQDYYNGHRVHQALNLKTPDEVAGQGPPTLAELSNSAWLSHCRSLFQTPIIA
- a CDS encoding ABC transporter substrate-binding protein codes for the protein MVETIGVCHSAQGAANAIMALGVAAGVFAEEGLDVIMEEVPRTGDAVKRLLAGTTEFVVVGAVPILSAAYEGHHPVIVMSIEAENVFGIIGARSIGSSEDLRDKTIAISGRGEQDDIMIRRALSEWRIDPNRGVTFMEYASRGGCWQAIVSGEAAAMCATIPQPILARAIGLPVLKDFAQLHEPLQAGCVTTTRAYIDARPDIVRRFLTGQLRAVRLFQKDFEAALPHLIARSKLDDVAVLRETHRLFAHAAENYVPNPAASSTVLRNLSEARGEPIDVDLEKIIDPTFAMALEGRAPYVCMAN